In one window of Hymenobacter nivis DNA:
- a CDS encoding RNA polymerase sigma-70 factor: MATPNDAALDTRLTHLRQADPAAFLEALFKAFYAPLGAVAYRVVPDRAAVEDILQDVFLRVWQGLATLPAIDSHRAYLTRMALNAAVRYQQRAQRHVAWDEAPPASAPVAPDALAQLHATETTAAVAAALAHLPPQCRVVFELSRYEEMSYQQIAEALEISPKTVENQMGKALRILRRELAGVLKNLYGLLLYLLALRALSAGGGPARPAPAAIFGGRVGVGAPWRIRTVPGPVLFPRLPA, translated from the coding sequence ATGGCGACCCCTAACGATGCTGCCCTGGATACCCGCCTGACGCACCTGCGCCAGGCCGACCCCGCAGCGTTTCTGGAAGCCTTGTTTAAGGCATTTTACGCCCCACTTGGGGCGGTGGCCTACCGCGTGGTGCCCGACCGGGCAGCGGTGGAAGACATTTTGCAGGACGTATTTTTACGGGTATGGCAGGGGCTAGCCACGCTGCCAGCCATCGATTCGCACCGCGCCTACCTCACGCGCATGGCCCTCAATGCCGCCGTGCGCTACCAGCAGCGCGCCCAGCGCCACGTGGCCTGGGACGAGGCCCCGCCCGCCAGCGCCCCCGTGGCCCCCGACGCCCTGGCCCAGCTGCACGCCACCGAAACCACCGCGGCCGTGGCGGCGGCCCTGGCCCACCTGCCACCCCAGTGCCGCGTGGTGTTCGAGCTGAGCCGCTACGAGGAAATGAGCTACCAGCAGATTGCTGAGGCGCTCGAGATATCGCCTAAAACCGTGGAAAACCAGATGGGTAAGGCCCTGCGCATTCTGCGGCGCGAGCTGGCGGGCGTGCTCAAAAACCTGTACGGACTGCTGCTCTACCTGCTGGCGCTGCGGGCGCTGAGTGCCGGCGGCGGACCCGCCCGCCCCGCGCCGGCCGCTATTTTTGGGGGCCGCGTGGGGGTAGGGGCGCCGTGGCGTATCCGTACAGTACCTGGCCCCGTCCTCTTCCCCCGGCTTCCTGCTTGA
- a CDS encoding NADPH-dependent F420 reductase, whose product MKIGIIGAGHIGSALAVRLTSLGHSVLIANSRGPETLGDVAQKTGATPSTAREAAQYGEIIVVTIPLINIPDLPKDLFEGVPASVPVIDTSNYYPLLRDGHLRELETGTLTESEWVQQHLGRPVVKVFNNIYAEHLEKSGTPIGTPGRIALPVAGDEAAAKQKVMALVEELGFDAVEDGSLHESWRQQPGTPSYGADWTEPKLREHLRSLGHERTAAQHAQFLANHAEQEKQMAAQGIKLK is encoded by the coding sequence ATGAAAATAGGAATTATCGGAGCCGGCCACATCGGCAGCGCCCTTGCCGTGCGGCTCACCAGCCTCGGCCATTCGGTGCTCATTGCCAACTCGCGCGGCCCCGAAACGCTGGGCGACGTGGCCCAAAAAACTGGCGCCACCCCCTCTACGGCCCGCGAAGCCGCCCAATACGGCGAAATCATTGTGGTCACCATTCCCCTGATCAACATCCCCGACCTGCCCAAAGACCTGTTTGAAGGCGTGCCCGCCAGCGTGCCGGTGATTGACACCAGCAACTACTACCCCCTGCTGCGCGACGGCCACCTGCGCGAGCTGGAAACCGGTACCCTCACCGAGAGCGAGTGGGTGCAGCAGCACCTGGGCCGCCCGGTGGTGAAGGTGTTCAACAATATCTACGCCGAGCACCTCGAAAAATCGGGTACGCCCATTGGCACGCCCGGCCGCATTGCGCTGCCCGTGGCCGGCGACGAGGCCGCCGCCAAGCAGAAAGTGATGGCCCTGGTTGAGGAGTTGGGCTTCGATGCCGTGGAAGATGGCAGCTTGCACGAGTCGTGGCGGCAGCAGCCCGGCACCCCGTCGTACGGTGCCGACTGGACCGAACCTAAGTTGCGCGAGCACCTGCGCAGTCTGGGTCACGAGCGCACGGCGGCCCAGCACGCGCAGTTTCTGGCCAACCACGCCGAGCAGGAAAAGCAGATGGCGGCGCAGGGCATCAAGCTAAAGTAG
- a CDS encoding aldo/keto reductase, whose translation MEKRKLGPAGLEVSALGLGCMGLNRGYGPATDVAEATRLIRAAVDLGITFFDTAEAYGAANEQVVGAALAPMRHQVVIATKFGFKDGDPAQGLDSQPARIRLVAEQSLRRLGTDCIDLFYQHRVDPSVPMEDVAGAVQDLIREGKVKYFGLSEAGPDAIRRAHAVQPVSALQSEYSLWWREPEQSVLPTLEALGIGFVPFSPLGRGFLTGTITADSTFASGDIRSSLPRFEAAARQANLALVDLLKQLAGRKQATPAQVALAWLLAQKPWLAPIPGTTKLPRLQENAGAAKVILTPDDLRHLEQAISQVAIQGERYNAQMQQAINR comes from the coding sequence GTGGAAAAACGCAAATTAGGGCCCGCCGGCCTCGAAGTATCGGCCCTGGGCTTGGGCTGCATGGGCCTGAACCGGGGCTACGGCCCAGCCACCGACGTGGCCGAAGCTACCCGGCTCATCCGGGCGGCGGTGGACCTGGGCATCACTTTTTTTGACACCGCCGAGGCCTACGGCGCGGCCAACGAGCAGGTGGTGGGCGCGGCCCTGGCCCCGATGCGCCACCAAGTAGTTATCGCCACCAAATTCGGCTTCAAAGACGGCGACCCGGCGCAGGGCCTCGACAGCCAGCCGGCGCGCATCCGGCTCGTGGCCGAACAGTCGCTCCGGCGCCTGGGCACCGACTGCATCGACCTGTTTTACCAACACCGGGTAGACCCCAGCGTGCCGATGGAAGACGTGGCCGGTGCGGTGCAGGACCTGATTCGGGAAGGCAAGGTGAAGTATTTTGGCCTCTCGGAGGCCGGGCCCGATGCTATTCGCCGGGCGCACGCGGTGCAGCCGGTATCGGCCTTGCAGAGCGAGTATTCGCTGTGGTGGCGCGAGCCCGAGCAGAGCGTGCTGCCCACACTCGAAGCGCTCGGCATTGGCTTCGTGCCGTTTAGCCCGCTGGGCCGGGGCTTCCTCACCGGAACCATCACCGCCGACTCGACGTTTGCCAGCGGCGATATTCGCAGCTCCCTGCCCCGCTTCGAGGCGGCGGCCCGCCAAGCCAACCTGGCCCTCGTCGACTTGCTAAAACAACTTGCCGGCCGCAAGCAGGCCACCCCGGCCCAGGTGGCCCTGGCTTGGCTGCTGGCCCAGAAGCCCTGGCTCGCCCCCATCCCCGGCACCACCAAGCTACCCCGCCTGCAAGAGAACGCCGGCGCGGCCAAGGTCATCCTCACGCCCGATGATTTGCGGCATTTAGAGCAGGCAATCAGTCAGGTAGCCATTCAGGGAGAACGTTACAACGCACAGATGCAGCAGGCAATTAATAGGTAG